One region of Eupeodes corollae chromosome 1, idEupCoro1.1, whole genome shotgun sequence genomic DNA includes:
- the LOC129942162 gene encoding uncharacterized protein LOC129942162 isoform X1: MAEKKTQNCSEILINNVPPKRRTNNMSILSKVLKSQTTSIQHRACQDVKKKQSSGGIRMFLIKTLIAGGAVYLTACLGVWGEAEESVKISSKIKQAVTKFDNEVLIFNSISSNMHHNMNKTKEFFKEHLETIPNDIKVFYEKSEKCITDFFKGKKS, from the exons atggcagaaaaaaaaactcaaaattgcaGTGAAATACTTATTAACAATGTTCCACCGAAAAGAAGAACCAACAACATGTCCATTCTCTCCAAAGTTCTTAAAAGTCAAACGACTTCCATTCAGCATAGAGCTTGTCAAGATGTCAAGAAAAAACAATCGTCTGGTGGAATaagaatgtttttaattaaaactttgatCGCAGGTGGAGCCGTTTATCTAACAGCATGTTTGGGAGTATGGGGAGAAGCAGAGGAAagtgttaaaattagttccaaAATCAAACAAGCTGTCACCAAATTCGACAATGAGGTTTTAATATtc AACTCGATATCGAGCAACATGCATCACAATATGAACAAAACTAAAGAGTTTTTTAAAGAGCATCTGGAAACTATTCCCAatgatataaaagttttttacgaaaaatcgGAGAAGTGCATTACTGACTTTTTTAAAGGGAAAAAATCTTAA
- the LOC129942162 gene encoding uncharacterized protein LOC129942162 isoform X2 has protein sequence MAEKKTQNCSEILINNVPPKRRTNNMSILSKVLKSQTTSIQHRACQDVKKKQSSGGIRMFLIKTLIAGGAVYLTACLGVWGEAEESVKISSKIKQAVTKFDNENSISSNMHHNMNKTKEFFKEHLETIPNDIKVFYEKSEKCITDFFKGKKS, from the exons atggcagaaaaaaaaactcaaaattgcaGTGAAATACTTATTAACAATGTTCCACCGAAAAGAAGAACCAACAACATGTCCATTCTCTCCAAAGTTCTTAAAAGTCAAACGACTTCCATTCAGCATAGAGCTTGTCAAGATGTCAAGAAAAAACAATCGTCTGGTGGAATaagaatgtttttaattaaaactttgatCGCAGGTGGAGCCGTTTATCTAACAGCATGTTTGGGAGTATGGGGAGAAGCAGAGGAAagtgttaaaattagttccaaAATCAAACAAGCTGTCACCAAATTCGACAATGAG AACTCGATATCGAGCAACATGCATCACAATATGAACAAAACTAAAGAGTTTTTTAAAGAGCATCTGGAAACTATTCCCAatgatataaaagttttttacgaaaaatcgGAGAAGTGCATTACTGACTTTTTTAAAGGGAAAAAATCTTAA